The following proteins come from a genomic window of Lolium rigidum isolate FL_2022 chromosome 5, APGP_CSIRO_Lrig_0.1, whole genome shotgun sequence:
- the LOC124653270 gene encoding zinc finger A20 and AN1 domain-containing stress-associated protein 1-like yields MAQRDHSKEEPTEVRAPEITLCANRCGFPGNPATQNLCQNCFLAVARPSSPSSSSMPAAVSVSTPAAVVDRPRPAQVDLSPSSPAVDLPPTEVKPAKTSVNRCSSCRKRVGLTGFRCRCDRTFCGEHRYSDRHGCTFDYRAAARDAIARDNPVVRAPKIVRF; encoded by the coding sequence ATGGCGCAGCGCGACCACAGCAAGGAGGAGCCGACGGAGGTGCGGGCGCCGGAGATCACGCTCTGCGCCAACCGCTGCGGCTTCCCGGGCAACCCGGCCACGCAGAACCTCTGCCAGAACTGCTTCCTCGCCGTCGCACGCCCgtcctcgccctcctcctcctccatgcccGCGGCAGTCTCCGTCTCGACCCCCGCGGCGGTCGTCGACAGGCCGAGGCCGGCGCAGGTTGACCTCTCGCCGTCCAGCCCCGCCGTTGACCTGCCGCCAACGGAGGTGAAGCCCGCAAAGACGTCGGTGAACCGGTGCTCCAGCTGCCGGAAGCGCGTCGGGCTGACGGGGTTCCGGTGCCGCTGCGACCGGACGTTCTGCGGCGAGCACCGGTACTCGGACCGCCACGGCTGCACCTTCGACTACAGGGCGGCCGCCAGGGACGCCATCGCCAGGGACAACCCCGTGGTGCGCGCGCCCAAGATCGTCAGGTTCTGA